From the genome of Papaver somniferum cultivar HN1 chromosome 2, ASM357369v1, whole genome shotgun sequence, one region includes:
- the LOC113354380 gene encoding putative glutaredoxin-C14, with the protein MDRVMKLASQKAVVIFSKSSCSMCHAIKRLFYDLGASPAIHELYEDPRGREMERALFGLGFSPTVPAVFIGGRLLRLDSTSTVMSLHLNGSLVPMLKEAGAIWL; encoded by the coding sequence ATGGACAGAGTAATGAAGTTGGCTTCACAAAAAGCAGTTGTGATCTTTAGTAAGAGTTCATGTTCTATGTGTCATGCAATTAAGAGACTCTTTTATGATCTCGGTGCTAGTCCAGCTATTCATGAACTTTATGAGGATCCTAGAGGAAGGGAAATGGAGAGAGCGTTGTTTGGGCTTGGCTTTAGTCCTACTGTTCCAGCTGTTTTCATCGGTGGTCGGTTACTACGGTTAGATTCAACTAGCACCGTAATGTCACTTCACCTCAATGGATCCCTTGTACCTATGCTCAAAGAAGCAGGGGCAATATGGCTTTAA